A window of the Polaribacter sp. HaHaR_3_91 genome harbors these coding sequences:
- the gldF gene encoding gliding motility-associated ABC transporter permease subunit GldF, whose translation MIAILKKEFNSFFASPIAYLVIGVFLLLNGLFLWVFKGDFNILNAGFADLTSFFFLAPWVFLFLIPAITMKSFADEFNNGTIELLKTKPISDWQIVLGKFSASLLLVFVALIPTLTYIYTIYQLGNPAGNIDFGSTIGSYLGLLFLAATYTAIGLFTSTLSKNQIVAFILGVFITFFLFYGFDVISDSIGNNLTLKKMGLNEHFKSISRGVIDTRDIVYFLSVTVFFLFITKTRLDNE comes from the coding sequence TTGGTGTTTTCTTATTGTTAAACGGTTTGTTTCTGTGGGTTTTTAAAGGCGATTTTAATATTTTAAACGCAGGTTTTGCAGATTTAACCTCGTTTTTCTTCTTAGCTCCTTGGGTCTTTTTATTTTTGATTCCGGCAATTACCATGAAAAGTTTTGCTGATGAATTTAACAACGGAACCATAGAACTCTTAAAAACAAAACCAATTTCCGATTGGCAAATTGTACTCGGTAAATTCTCGGCTTCCCTCCTATTAGTTTTTGTTGCTTTAATACCTACGCTAACCTATATTTATACGATTTATCAATTAGGAAACCCTGCCGGAAACATCGATTTTGGTAGTACAATTGGTTCTTATCTTGGCTTATTATTCTTAGCCGCAACCTATACTGCTATTGGTTTATTTACATCTACACTTTCTAAAAACCAAATAGTAGCCTTTATATTAGGTGTTTTTATCACCTTCTTTTTATTTTATGGTTTTGATGTAATTTCCGATTCTATCGGTAATAATTTAACCCTAAAAAAAATGGGATTAAACGAACATTTTAAAAGTATTTCTAGAGGTGTAATTGACACACGAGATATTGTATACTTTTTAAGTGTTACTGTTTTCTTTTTATTCATCACTAAAACACGTTTAGATAATGAATAA